One Oryza glaberrima chromosome 11, OglaRS2, whole genome shotgun sequence genomic region harbors:
- the LOC127753927 gene encoding laccase-19: MEKLSMVTSLLCAITVAVLAVAVVGGEAAVVEHTFVVHEMNATHLCNTTKIYVVNGQFPGPTVDVTEGDTVVVHVINKLPFGLTIHWHGVRQMRSCWADGAGFVTECPIPPGNEHTYRFNVTGQVGTLWWHAHVTCLRATINGAFIVRPRDGKYPFPTPAKDVPIIIGEWWELDLIELDRRMMDGNFDDNPLSATINGKLGDLSNCSRMVEESFILDVKHGESYLLRVINTALFSEYYFRVAGHTFTVVGADGNYLTPFKTDMVTVAPGEAIDVIMVADAPPAHYHMIALANQPPEPDPQIPVFTSRGLVRYAGATANNNGLPVPMPIMPNQHNTMPSYYFHANLTGLAHPERHRVPMHVDERLFVTLGLGSICRGQNTTCKRRRSPETIVVATMNNVSFAHPKTTALLERYYDGTSKGVYTEDFPIRPPRPFNYTNRDLIPPGPLEEALEPTFKATKLKRFKYNTSVEIIFQSTTLMQSDSNPMHLHGYDVFLLAQGLGNFNAKRDVRKFNYHNPQLRNTVQVPRGGWAAIRFVTDNPGMWYLHCHFEFHIIMGMATAFIVEDGPTPETSLPPPPPEFKRCGNNGLSQP, encoded by the exons ATGGAGAAGCTCTCCATGGTGACCTCTCTCCTCTGCGCCATCACTGTCGCGGTTCTCGCTgtggcggtggtcggcggcgaggcggctgtGGTGGAGCACACCTTCGTGGTGCACGAGATGAACGCGACGCACCTGTGCAACACGACCAAGATCTACGTGGTGAACGGACAGTTCCCGGGCCCCACGGTGGACGTGACGGAGGGCGACACGGTGGTTGTCCACGTCATCAACAAGCTGCCATTTGGGCTTACCATCCATTGGCATGGTGTCCGCCAGATGAGGAGCTGCTGGGCTGATGGGGCTGGCTTTGTCACCGAGTGTCCTATCCCACCAGGAAACGAGCACACCTACCGCTTCAACGTCACCGGCCAGGTCGGCACGCTGTGGTGGCACGCCCACGTCACCTGCCTCAGGGCCACCATCAATGGTGCCTTCATCGTTCGCCCTCGTGATGGGAAGTACCCCTTCCCGACACCGGCCAAGGACGTGCCGATCATCATAG GAGAATGGTGGGAGCTTGACCTCATCGAGCTAGATAGAAGGATGATGGACGGCAACTTCGACGACAACCCGTTGTCTGCGACGATCAATGGGAAGCTCGGCGACCTCAGCAACTGCTCTCGCATGGTGGAGGAAAGCTTCATCCTTGACGTTAAGCACGGGGAGAGCTACCTTCTCCGGGTCATCAACACTGCACTCTTCTCTGAATACTACTTCAGGGTCGCCGGCCACACGTTCACGGTGGTCGGCGCCGATGGCAACTACCTGACGCCATTTAAGACGGACATGGTCACCGTCGCCCCTGGCGAGGCCATCGACGTGATCATGGTCGCCGACGCGCCACCGGCGCACTACCACATGATCGCGCTGGCTAACCAACCTCCAGAGCCGGATCCGCAAATCCCGGTGTTCACCTCTCGTGGCCTTGTCCGCtacgccggcgccaccgccaacAACAACGGCCTCCCGGTACCGATGCCGATCATGCCCAACCAACACAACACCATGCCGTCCTACTACTTCCACGCCAACCTCACCGGCCTTGCCCACCCAGAGCGCCATCGTGTCCCTATGCACGTCGACGAGCGCCTCTTCGTCACCTTGGGGCTCGGCTCCATATGCCGTGGCCAGAACACCACCTgcaagcggcggcgcagccCAGAGACCATCGTGGTGGCCACCATGAACAACGTCTCCTTCGCCCACCCGAAAACCACCGCGCTCCTCGAGCGCTACTACGACGGCACATCGAAGGGCGTGTACACGGAGGACTTCCCcatccggccgccgcggcctttCAACTACACCAACCGTGATCTCATCCCTCCTGGCCCGCTCGAGGAGGCGTTGGAGCCGACGTTCAAGGCGACCAAGCTGAAGCGGTTCAAGTACAACACATCGGTGGAGATCATCTTCCAGAGCACCACGCTGATGCAGAGCGACTCCAACCCCATGCACCTCCATGGCTATGATGTCTTCCTCCTTGCACAGGGGCTCGGCAACTTTAACGCCAAGAGGGATGTCAGGAAGTTCAACTACCACAACCCGCAGCTTAGGAACACCGTGCAGGTTCCACGTGGCGGGTGGGCTGCCATTCGCTTCGTCACAGACAATCCAG GGATGTGGTACCTACACTGTCACTTTGAGTTCCACATCATTATGGGCATGGCGACGGCGTTCATCGTGGAGGATGGGCCGACACCAGAGACGAGcctgcctccaccaccaccggagTTCAAGAGATGTGGCAACAATGGTCTGAGTCAACCATGA
- the LOC127755830 gene encoding laccase-20-like: MPIMPNQHNTMPSYYFHANLTGLVHPKHRRVPMHVDERIFIILGLGTICRGRNTTCKRQRSLETIKVATMNNVSFTHPNTTALLERYYDGTLEGVYMEDFPVRPPWPYNYTNPALIPPGPLEEVLEPTFKATKLKQFKYNTSVEIIIQSSTLLMSDSNPMHLHGYDVFLLAQGLGNFNAKRDIRKFNDHNPQLKNTILVPRGGWAAVRFITDNPGMWYLHCHFEFHIIMDMATAFIVEDGSTPETSLPPPPPEFKRFLCYIS, from the exons ATGCCGATCATGCCTAACCAACACAACACCATGCCATCCTACTACTTCCATGCCAATCTTACTGGCCTCGTGCATCCGAAGCATCGTCGTGTTCCCATGCACGTCGACGAGcgcatcttcatcatccttgGGCTTGGTACCATCTGTCGTGGTCGGAACACCACCTGCAAGCGGCAGCGCAGCCTGGAGACCATCAAGGTGGCCACCATGAACAATGTCTCCTTCACCCACCCAAACACCACCGCGCTCCTCGAGCGCTACTACGACGGCACTCTGGAAGGCGTCTACATGGAGGACTTCCCCGTTCGGCCACCATGGCCATACAACTACACCAACCCCGCTCTCATCCCTCCTGGCCCGCTTGAAGAGGTGCTGGAGCCAACGTTCAAGGCGACCAAACTGAAGCAGTTCAAGTATAACACATCAGTGGAGATCATCATCCAAAGCAGCACGCTGTTGATGAGTGACTCCAACCCCATGCACCTCCATGGCTATgacgtcttcctcctcgcgcaGGGGCTCGGCAACTTCAACGCCAAGAGGGACATCAGGAAGTTCAACGACCACAACCCTCAGCTCAAGAACACCATATTGGTTCCCCGCGGTGGTTGGGCCGCCGTCCGCTTCATCACAGACAATCCAG GGATGTGGTACTTGCACTGTCACTTTGAGTTCCACATCATTATGGACATGGCGACGGCGTTCATCGTGGAGGATGGGTCAACACCGGAGACGAGCctacctccaccgccgccagagTTCAAGAGAT TCTTGTGTTACATTAGTTAA